The following are encoded together in the Triticum dicoccoides isolate Atlit2015 ecotype Zavitan chromosome 6B, WEW_v2.0, whole genome shotgun sequence genome:
- the LOC119322753 gene encoding histone deacetylase 6-like: MAASGEGASLPSPAGGEDSRRRRVSYFYEPTIGDYYYGQGHPMKPHRIRMAHSLVIHYGLHRLLELSRPFPASEADISRFHSDEYVSFLASATGNPTILDPRAVKRFNVGEDCPVFDGLFPFCQASAGGSIGAAVKLNRGDADITVNWAGGLHHAKKGEASGFCYVNDIVLAILELLKFHRRVLYVDIDVHHGDGVEEAFFTTNRVMTVSFHKYGDFFPGTGHITDVGAGEGKHYAVNVPLSDGIDDDTFRDLFQCIIKRVMEVYQPEVVVLQCGADSLAGDRLGCFNLSVKGHADCLRFLRSFNIPMMVLGGGGYTIRNVARCWCYETAVAVGVEPDNKLPYNDYYEYFGPDYNLHIQPRIVENLNTTKDLENIKNMILDHLSKLEHVPNAQFHERPSDPEGPEEKEEDMDKRPAQRSRLWSGGAYDSDTEDPDHMKTEANDLSANSIMKDASNDDL; encoded by the exons ATGGCGGCGTCCGGCGAGGGAGCGTCGCTGCCGTCTCCGGCAGGTGGCGAGGACAGCCGCCGCCGTCGTGTGAGCTACTTCTACGAGCCCACGATCGGCGACTACTACTACGGGCAGGGCCATCCGATGAAGCCCCACCGCATCCGCATGGCGCACTCGCTAGTTATCCACTATGGTCTGCACCGCCTGCTCGAGCTCTCACGCCCCTTCCCTGCCTCGGAAGCCGACATCAGCCGCTTCCACTCCGACGAATATGTCTCCTTCCTTGCCTCTGCGACCGGCAACCCGACCATCCTCGACCCCCGCGCCGTCAAGCGCTTCAACGTCGGGGAGGACTGCCCCGTCTTTGACGGACTCTTCCCCTTCTGCCAGGCCTCCGCCGGTGGCAGCATCGGCGCCGCCGTCAAGCTCAACCGTGGCGACGCCGACATCACCGTGAACTGGGCTGGCGGGCTCCACCATGCCAAGAAGGGCGAGGCCTCTGGGTTCTGCTATGTCAATGACATCGTCCTCGCCATTCTTGAGCTTCTCAAGTTCCACAGG CGTGTGCTATATGTAGACATTGATGTCCACCATGGAGATGGTGTGGAGGAAGCCTTCTTCACTACAAACCGAGTCATGACGGTTTCTTTCCACAAGTATGGAGACTTCTTTCCTGGAActgggcatataactgatgttggaGCGGGTGAAGGGAAACATTATGCTGTAAATGTCCCCCTGAGTGATGGTATTGATGATGACACCTTCCGTGATCTGTTCCAATGCATCATTAAAAGGGTAATGGAGGTTTATCAGCCAGAGGTAGTTGTTCTCCAGTGTGGGGCTGACTCTTTGGCTGGAGATAGGTTAGGCTGCTTCAATCTGTCTGTGAAAGGCCACGCAGACTGCCTCCGTTTTCTCAGGTCATTCAATATTCCTATGATGGTTTTGGGAGGTGGAGGTTACACCATCAGAAATGTTGCTCGCTGTTGGTGCTATGAG ACTGCAGTTGCTGTTGGCGTTGAACCTGATAACAAGTTGCCTTATAATGACTATTACGAGTATTTTGGCCCTGACTATAATCTTCATATTCAACCAAGAATTGTGGAAAATCTGAATACTACAAAAGACTTGGAGAATATAAA GAACATGATATTGGATCATCTTTCAAAGTTAGAACATGTCCCAAACGCTCAATTCCATGAAAGACCATCAGATCCTGAAGGTCCAGAAGAG AAGGAGGAGGATATGGACAAGAGACCAGCTCAGCGCAGCAGATTATGGAGTGGAGGAGCTTATGATTCTGACACAGAAGATCCTGACCACATGAAAACCGAGGCTAACGACTTATCTGCCAACTCTATCATGAAG GATGCATCAAATGATGATTTGTAG
- the LOC119323735 gene encoding ethylene-responsive transcription factor WIN1-like: MVQPKKKFRGVRQRHWGSWVSEIRHPLLKRRVWLGTFETAEEAARAYDEAAVLMSGRNAKTNFPVQRSSTGDPAPAATRDVRGGSSSSSTSNLSQVLSAKLRKCCKAPSPSLTCLRLDTEKSHIGVWQKRAGARADSNWVMTVELNKGAGPSGDAVAAQSTVSATTASSPASTMDDEERLTLQMIEELLSSSGPASPSHGEEGSFVV; the protein is encoded by the exons ATGGTGCAACCCAAGAAGAAGTTCCGTGGAGTCAGGCAGCGCCACTGGGGCTCCTGGGTCTCTGAGATCAGACACCCCCTCCT TAAAAGGAGGGTGTGGCTTGGTACCTTTGAAACCGCCGAAGAAGCTGCACGGGCCTACGACGAGGCCGCCGTTCTGATGAGCGGCCGCAATGCCAAGACCAACTTCCCCGTGCAGAGGAGCAGCACCGGCGATCCTGCCCCAGCTGCAACCCGGGACGTCCGTGGCggcagctcctcctcctcgacgAGCAACCTGTCCCAGGTTCTCAGTGCCAAGCTTCGCAAGTGCTGCAAAGCGCCGTCTCCGTCCCTGACCTGCCTTCGCCTCGACACCGAGAAGTCCCACATTGGCGTCTGGCAGAAGCGCGCAGGGGCCCGCGCCGACTCCAACTGGGTCATGACCGTGGAGCTCAACAAAGGGGCCGGGCCATCCGGCGATGCGGTGGCAGCGCAGTCCACAGTGTCAGCAACCACGGCTTCTTCACCGGCGAGTACAATGGATGACGAGGAGAGGCTCACGCTGCAGATGATTGAGGAGCTGCTGAGCAGTAGCGGTCCAGCTTCGCCATCGCATGGAGAAGAAGGTAGCTTCGTCGTCTGA